The nucleotide sequence ATAAATCCGGATATGCTTCTTAATATGAAAGTTTTCATTACATTTATCAGGTATATTAAGACAAAAATTCCCCCTATAAAAAATGGATTGTTAACTAAGTTAAATGCATCTGCAAAAACAAAGATTCCCCTATAAGTCTGAAATAGGAAAAATATAATCAGGAAAATATGAAGGAAAGTGAACTTTTTTACTTCCAGAATCCACCTCCCTCCTCTAAATTTAAGACCATTAATTTGTATATAATGATTTTACACAACCTTTATCATCGTAATGTAGTTTAAACCTTTTGATCAGCTTTATAGGGTAAATGCCTTTTGTTCCTCTAGAATTACCACATAAGTTGGAACATAACTTATCGTGTTCTCTGTCAAACTGTGATTATGAGGGGAGTTTTCCTGTTAATATTAAATGTAAATATACAAAACAAAATTTTCCAACTCTTTATAGTCCTTTAAGAAGTGTTGACATAAGGACAAAAGAACCTTTTGAAGTTTCTATTGAACGTTCTGATGTTTGTGCCGTTCCGGCTGCATCGGTCGTTGCAGAGTCTATGCTGGCTATAACCTTACTTGGTGCAATCCTTGAAATGTTTCCAGCAGATGACTTTAGAAGATTAAAGAAGTGGTTTAAGGAATATAAAGAGAGTTTAAAAAGGTTTTAATTTTCTTTT is from Desulfurobacteriaceae bacterium and encodes:
- a CDS encoding chorismate synthase is translated as MPFVPLELPHKLEHNLSCSLSNCDYEGSFPVNIKCKYTKQNFPTLYSPLRSVDIRTKEPFEVSIERSDVCAVPAASVVAESMLAITLLGAILEMFPADDFRRLKKWFKEYKESLKRF